The following nucleotide sequence is from Candidatus Obscuribacterales bacterium.
TTAAATCAATCTATCCAAAGCGACCGGTGACGTACTCTTTGGTAGCTTGCTGGGCTGGGTTTTGGAAAATGACGCTGGTTTGGTCATACTCAACCAAATAGCCCACCTTGCCGCCTTTCTCCGTGGCTTCCGCATTGTAGAAAGCTGTATAATCTGACACCCGAGATGCTTGCTGCATATTGTGAGTGACGATGACGATGGTATATCGTTCCTTGAGTTCGTGCAGCAGTTCTTCGATGCGCAGGGTTGAAATCGGGTCTAATGCCGAACAAGGTTCATCCATGAGAATAATCTCAGGGGCGATCGCGATGGCGCGAGCAATACACAGCCGCTGTTGTTGACCGCCAGAAAGAGATAGACCGCTCTCCTTCAGCTTGTCTTTCACCTCATCCCACAGCGCTGACCCTCGCAGGGATTGTTCAACCAGCTCATCCATATCACCTCGGTAGCCATTAATCCTGGCACCAAAGGCAATGTTTTCATAGATGGACTTGGGGAAGGGGTTCGGCTTTTGAAACACCATGCCAATGCGTCGCCGCACTTCCACTGGGTCCATGCTTTTGGCGTAGAGATCTTGACCGTGGAAGGTAATCCGGCCTTGAACCCGAGCTGTGGGTATCAAGTCATTCATGCGGTTGAAGCAACGCAGCATGGTGCTTTTGCCGCAGCCAGATGGGCCAATAAAAGCCACAATTTTGTTTTTAGGGACATCTAGCGATACATCCCGGACAGCAAGGCTCGACCCGTAGTAAACACTGACGGCCTCAGCCATCAGGGCAGGTTCAGTTGCCATACTGGTTGTAACAGAGTCTTGCATCATTTTGTGTGTCAGGGTAATTCAACAGATTGCTTCTAGGGTCAGGCTTGGACAGGGCTTGTAACTCAAAACTGAAGCTTCAAGGCTGGTGATAGGTGGGGGAGCGATCGCTTTCCCATCGATAGGATCGACAAGACCATTAGAGTCGTTGTTGAAACTTGTTGCGCAGGAAAATAGCGGTCGAGTTCATCAACAATAAGACAGCCATCAGGACAATAATGGCAGCCGCCGAGTTGACGTGGAACTCTGCCTGAGGGCGAGAGACCCAGTTGAAGACCTGGATCGGTAGAACGGTGAAGGGGCTTTGAGGACCCTCGGGCAAGAATGAAATGAATGTGAGCGCTCCAATCATGATCAGAGGAGCAGTTTCCCCGATCGCTCGCGACAGGGCCAAAATCGTACCAGTGAGAATACCCGGAAATGCCAGTGGCATCACGTGGTTGAGCACAACTTCCCATCGAGTGGCACCCAGAGCAAACCCAGCCAGCCTGAGGCTGTCGGGTACTGACCGCAGGGCTTCACGGGTGGACACGATGATAATAGGCAAAATCAACAGAGCTAGTGTCAGTGCTCCAGAGAGAATGCTGCGTCCGCCTGTGATCGGTTCCATGATCCGCACAAAGACTTGCAATCCCAAGAGCCCATAGATAATGGAAGGGACACCCGCCAAGTTGTTGATGTTAATTTCAATCGCTTGGGTGATCCAATTATCCTCTGAAAACTCTTCTAAGAAAATCCCTGCACCCACCCCCAAGGGAAATGACACTAGGGCCACAATACCCATCACCCAAACTGTGCCGACGAGTGACGATAAGATGCCTGCATCGGCCGGACGCCGGGAGGGAAAGTTGGTGAAAAATGACCAATTGAGGCGCGGCAGCCCATCAATCAATACATCAACTAGAAGGACAACCAAGACCAAAATAGCGATGGAGATGGCAACAATGGTGGCAACTTGAAAGATGCGATCTAAGCGGTACCGAAACTTAATGTTGATATTGAATAATGAGCCAGCATCTGGGAGGGACGACAGATTCCCAGCAGATGTCTGTGGTTCTTGCATGGTCATTCGTACTTCTCCCGAAACCGGCGGACAAACCAGAAGCTGAAAATATTGAGGGCTAGGGTGATGATAAATAGGGTCATGCCTACGGCAAAGATCGTTTGGTAGGCGATGGATCCGGCAGGGGTATCGCCTAAACTAACCTGAACGATAAAGGCAGTCATTGCCATCACCGGCACCAAAGGATTGAGCCCCAATCTCGGGTTTTGACCAGCCGCTAGCGTAACAATCATGGTTTCCCCAATAGCTCGGGAAATGGCCAAGATCAGGGCTGACACAATACCCGACAGGGCTGCTGGTAAGACAACAGCAATAATCGTTTCGCGCTTGGTGCTTCCTAGGGCATAGGCTCCATCCCGT
It contains:
- the pstB gene encoding phosphate ABC transporter ATP-binding protein PstB, with the protein product MATEPALMAEAVSVYYGSSLAVRDVSLDVPKNKIVAFIGPSGCGKSTMLRCFNRMNDLIPTARVQGRITFHGQDLYAKSMDPVEVRRRIGMVFQKPNPFPKSIYENIAFGARINGYRGDMDELVEQSLRGSALWDEVKDKLKESGLSLSGGQQQRLCIARAIAIAPEIILMDEPCSALDPISTLRIEELLHELKERYTIVIVTHNMQQASRVSDYTAFYNAEATEKGGKVGYLVEYDQTSVIFQNPAQQATKEYVTGRFG
- the pstA gene encoding phosphate ABC transporter permease PstA, which translates into the protein MTMQEPQTSAGNLSSLPDAGSLFNINIKFRYRLDRIFQVATIVAISIAILVLVVLLVDVLIDGLPRLNWSFFTNFPSRRPADAGILSSLVGTVWVMGIVALVSFPLGVGAGIFLEEFSEDNWITQAIEININNLAGVPSIIYGLLGLQVFVRIMEPITGGRSILSGALTLALLILPIIIVSTREALRSVPDSLRLAGFALGATRWEVVLNHVMPLAFPGILTGTILALSRAIGETAPLIMIGALTFISFLPEGPQSPFTVLPIQVFNWVSRPQAEFHVNSAAAIIVLMAVLLLMNSTAIFLRNKFQQRL